CTGTTTGAATTTGGTGGCGCTCCGTTGGGCAGTTTGGCGGTTTTGACGTCATATCTGCGCCCGATATCCGATATATATGGCGATGTAGACCTGGAGGACGGCGAGAGGGGAGACCTGGGAGGCATTTTTTTTCCAGGAAGAAGAAGACCCGTCCAACCCTTCTCTCCCcatcccccacccccaccccgcaAGTCGATATGCCTCCCAGACGCAAACCCCAACCGTCGGCGAAGAAACCCCTGCGCCGCTCCGGAAGGGTCAATTCCGCCACGGCCATGGCCGATTCCGCCGATCCAaccccgtccccgccgccgccggaagcctcccccgccgccgccaagCCCGTCTCCGTCGATCCGGCCCCGGAGTCGGCCTCCCCCGCCGCCAAGCCCGTCTCCGCCGATCCGGTCCCGCCCCAGGCCCCGGAGGCGGCCACCCCCGCCCCCGCTGCCAAGACCGTCTCCGCCGATCCGGTCCCGCACCAGGCCCCGGAGGCGGccacgcccgccgccgccgccgccgccgccgggcccGATCTGGACGGGCCGCCCCGGAGATCCGCCACAGCCGGCAAGCTCAAGAAGCCCTTCACCGACAAGCTCCGCGCCGCCGCGGAGGAGCGCCTCGCGCGCATCCCGGTCGACCTCCGCCTCCGCCCGCTGGACCCCCCGCCGCCCTCCATCTCCAACCACGAGGCCGCCCTCCGCGCCCTCGGCCTCCTCGACTTCGCGCGGTTTGACCCCGGATCTGAGCCCCCGCGCCCCGACCTCGTCGCGCAGCTCATCGCCTATTACGACCGGATTAATCAACGCAGCTTCGTCTGGGACACCCGCGTCAGTCTCAACCGCACGGAATTGGCCAACGCCTTCTCCCTCCCGAAAAAGACAGTCGGGCCGCCCGCCCCGCCCCGAGGGTTCAAAACCGCGGCCTTGGTCTCCGCCGCCCTGGAGTTCATGCGCGTCTGCATCCATCCCTGGTTCACGGACTGCACACTGCcgcaggaggtggccggcgggGAACAGACTGTGAAGGATGGGTCACCGCATAAGGTTAACTGGGCGGGCATCATCTGGGGTATCATCGAGAAGGAGATTCACGAGCTGCCCGGGAGGGATGATGGGGTGTGCCAATACGGGGCGTATCTTCAGCAGCTCATCCGGGTGCAGAAGCCGCTGCTGTTTGAGCTGCCGCAGAAAGAGGAGGCAGGGAAGCTTGTTCGGAAGGTGCCTTCTGATTTAGTTAAGGACGAGCGGGATGGAGACGCAGATGCCAGGAACAAGGGCTTGCAGGAGTTGGAGCCTAGAGATGCAGATGCGGATGCGAGCAGCAAGGGCCCGAAGGAATCTGAGTTAGAGGGTGTGAGTCTGACCAGCAAGAGCTTGGATGAATCGGGGCCCGCAGATGCTGATGCTAGTGGTAATGACTTGAAGGAGTTGGAGTCTGGGGATGTGAGGAGCAACATCTTGGAGGAATCAGAGACAGCAGGTGTGGATTTGAGGAGCAGTGACTTGAATGAGTctggggatgcaaggagcaacaTCTTGGAGGAACCAGAGACAGAAGGTTCGGATTTGAGGAAGAATGACTTAAAGAAGTCAGATTCTGGGGATGCAGGGAGCAAGAGCATGGATGAATTGGCGGATGTGGATGCTAATGCAATGAGCAAGTCACTGGATACATCAGTGGTGGCGGATGGGGATGCAAAGGGCATGGGCTTGGATGTTGAGATGGAGTCAGGGGATGCTGATGCTAATGCAGGGATCAAGTCACCGGATACATCTAAGGTGATGGATGAGGATGCTAAGGGCTTGGATGTCGAGATGGAGTCAGGCGATGTGGATGCTAATGCAGGGAGCAAGTCGCTGGATACATCAAAGGTGATGGATGAGGATGCAAAGGGATTGGATGTTGAGATGGAGTCAGGGGATGCAGATGCTAATGCAGGGAGCAAGTCACCGGATTCATCGAAGGTTATGGATGAGGATGCAAAGGCCTTGGATGTCCAATTGGAGTCGCAGGCTATTGATCCTAATGCAAGCAATAATTCGACGGATACATTGAAGGTGGTTAATGAGGATGCAAAGGTCATGAGCTTGGATGTCGAATTGGAGTCAGGGGATGCAGATGCTAATGCAAGGAACAAGTCACCTGATACATCAAAGTTGGTGTATGAGGATGTAAAGGTGGACGTGGATGCTAATGCAAGCAGCAACAAACTGGAGACACCCAATGTGGCGGATGAGGACGGCAAATTGCTGTTCGGGGGTGTGGATGCTAATGCAAGCAGCAATAGACTGGAGCCACCAAATGTGGCTGATGAGGATGATGAATTGCAGTTGGGGGATGTGGAGAGATTGGAGACATCGAAGGTGGCGGATGAGGATGTAAAGGGCATGAGCTTGGATCAATCAAAGGCAGGGGATGCCATGGTGCTGGAGGAAGCTGTAGGTCCTACACATGAAATGAATACTGTGAATGGTGAGGTTTTGGCAGACTTTGC
This sequence is a window from Aegilops tauschii subsp. strangulata cultivar AL8/78 chromosome 7, Aet v6.0, whole genome shotgun sequence. Protein-coding genes within it:
- the LOC109757595 gene encoding uncharacterized protein; the encoded protein is MPPRRKPQPSAKKPLRRSGRVNSATAMADSADPTPSPPPPEASPAAAKPVSVDPAPESASPAAKPVSADPVPPQAPEAATPAPAAKTVSADPVPHQAPEAATPAAAAAAAGPDLDGPPRRSATAGKLKKPFTDKLRAAAEERLARIPVDLRLRPLDPPPPSISNHEAALRALGLLDFARFDPGSEPPRPDLVAQLIAYYDRINQRSFVWDTRVSLNRTELANAFSLPKKTVGPPAPPRGFKTAALVSAALEFMRVCIHPWFTDCTLPQEVAGGEQTVKDGSPHKVNWAGIIWGIIEKEIHELPGRDDGVCQYGAYLQQLIRVQKPLLFELPQKEEAGKLVRKVPSDLVKDERDGDADARNKGLQELEPRDADADASSKGPKESELEGVSLTSKSLDESGPADADASGNDLKELESGDVRSNILEESETAGVDLRSSDLNESGDARSNILEEPETEGSDLRKNDLKKSDSGDAGSKSMDELADVDANAMSKSLDTSVVADGDAKGMGLDVEMESGDADANAGIKSPDTSKVMDEDAKGLDVEMESGDVDANAGSKSLDTSKVMDEDAKGLDVEMESGDADANAGSKSPDSSKVMDEDAKALDVQLESQAIDPNASNNSTDTLKVVNEDAKVMSLDVELESGDADANARNKSPDTSKLVYEDVKVDVDANASSNKLETPNVADEDGKLLFGGVDANASSNRLEPPNVADEDDELQLGDVERLETSKVADEDVKGMSLDQSKAGDAMVLEEAVGPTHEMNTVNGEVLADFAWEEGEDTIVGAAEKDACPSPEVELLPQEKVLVVPEEDEEAEEEEEKDEAGWSSANDDDDSMDVEDNVSVQNLDTDNEEAEESEHDAFEGCSGGVEMNWGIGDDKGGEGTTHCLQQCDFPGVEFENLNKGNVGMRDGVSFDDGFKMGSLHGMESNLLQAMNSDPTTYNGTENAHDLSSGNFLAMGADAHKNGVDLGAGNSFFFGNNNGKRHVEDIDDGYDDQMQTQQQFLQGNQHKRMRNSSSSVPPGSAFFNANYSEPIQNLLVNASMLYEQKEREIQEALSQKQFMANLLQEKEAIIHSLNSARFEQENKLQSKLRCFEHDLNVMGQLVSGYKRALKQSHASFNEYRKKFPSNEFRYRDVPNGGGLVLSVRELERKRCEEEQQKIAAANEMIGNFKLEWLSKPDDWEDRINLLWRKTEGLARELDLLKEKRKAKLAALAREE